The Thunnus maccoyii chromosome 15, fThuMac1.1, whole genome shotgun sequence DNA segment TCCCTTTCCTCTTCATTTGGGAAGCTGCCATCGCTTAAATTATGCTTCACTggctccatctagtggccattTGTTGGTATTGCGCCACAGCTTTTCAGTACAAcagctacaaaaaaaatcactgtttgcTTCTGTTTTTCAGTGGTTTCACATCTAGAAAATTCCTTGTGTGAGTCATGTCACGTGTGCCAATGCACTTGCTAAAAAACCGAAGGGCAGCTGGGTCCGCAAACAGCTCACCTGACTGTATGCTCCAGGTGTGCAACACCTGACCTCCTATCATTGATGTATCCCCCAACTGGAGCTCTGTGAGAGTCcgctcttgtgtgtgtgtgcgtgggggTGGGCTTCATTTGTCAGAGCAGAAAAAACCACTTGAGCTCATCTGTAGGAGGGAAGCAGGgataaaaatatacacacagtgGATTAATTGTCTGAAACAAGCTTTCAGAGGACGGGCGGTGGGGTTGAGTTGCTGTTTTCATGGCATTCTGAAAGTTGACATTGTTCAAGGGTTGGGATTTTATAGTAGGAGACTAACTGGTTGTTGACAATCTTCCATTTTAAGGTCGTGGTTCAGGTTACGGTAGATTGGCCAAGTAGTTTAAAGGCAGCAGTGtgttgtagagctgcaactatttagttgattagttggcaactattttgatgatagttaattgtttggagtcatttttaaagaaataaatgtccaaagtctctgattgcagcttctcaaatgtgaatgttttctggtttctttagtcttctgtgacagtaaactgaatatctttgggttgtggataaaacaacacatttgaggacgtcatctttgGCTTTGGaaaaccattttttgacatttttatagaccTACTAATTGATGAATCAAGAAAAGAATCAACATTAATCgataatgtaaataatctttagttgcagccctaatatgTTGCAAGTACCTGTTACTAGATCCTCACACTGACCTTGACCAAACCAAAGCACAACTTTAACTGTCTCTAACCTGATGCCTGTATTTAGTCATTTCTAACCGTCTGCTAACACACAACCGTCTTAAACCTAATACTGATtataactgacatttttttgtaaaacatttacCCTTCAGAAAATCAAATCTGGGATGACAACCCATTCAAAAATCAGCTATTTTAATTGACTCAacactaataaataaatgttctcGGTAGGTAAAAGCtcaaactgaagaaaatgtatttaatggtGTTGAGGGTGAATAAGcatatctttattttaaaaaatgaaatctaGGACTTTTGTGCCCCATAAATCTTTATCTGAATCAAGAGGATACCTtaaaaggacgggttcacagtttttcatgtctgtcttaaaacaacagtcaggaacccaaatgaacattgaaacaggtttttcttgctgtaatcgttcctcctgttcatactgaccgttagaagatcccttcataatgatgggagacaaaatccagtCTTCCTTCTATGCAAAgatgtatttaagtttatctgaagctaatatgaagcttcagcatccaaatgagtcaaatcaagtagatatctttcaacgttacagtcttttttgtgccaaagttcctctttttgttactatacttccaccgcagcttaacagggaaacactgtccgaggaaacacaaagagggaatttgatgctaaaaagactgtaaatgtgtcagatatccacttgatatgactaactcagactgctgaagcctcatatcaacttttaaatgcgtTTTTGGCCCCAATCTCTTAcattgaaggggatcttttaatagccagtatgaacaggaggaatgattacagcaaggaaaacttctcagtgttcatttgggctcccGACTGTTGTGttgagacagacttgaagaATTGCAAACCGATcctaattaaatacattttgtctaCAGTTTTAATCAGGACCAGTTCTTCATTAGTAAGTTGCTTcactgaaaactgtttttctgtttctatccCAAATAACCGGGActttgtttctggaaagacatgataatttttccacaaataaaATTCCATTCGCCTCCGTTGTTTTGGGCTCGAggcaaaaacattaaaattggATGTCGCAAAacttgggggggaaaaaaaacttcttgTCTAGATAACACTAGTGGAAACTTACAGAGTGCATGTGGTTTGGTTGAAACTCATTGCGGTGAATAACCGTTTTTATAATTTAAGTAAAGGGCCCAATGaagagaaaatattaataacttGAAgagaagctttttaaaattaatttctagCTGTGCAGTTATGTATATTTTAGCATCTGGAGCTCTTTAATGTGTTATTATGTGTTCATGGAGGTTAACCAACACAATTTCCCTGTTTTGGATGCGTTTTGTTTCCGAGGATCAGAACAGAAGTCGTTCATAGAAATTTACGAGACAATAGTGACTTTGTTTCGGACCCATGTGTGCTCCTTCTGGGCAGCGCTGGCCAAACATGCCTGCGAGAACAAATTTTTCATAAGACAGTtttctaaatttgtttttatttcaaatcacAAAAGATAAAGACTATTGATCCCAAAGGGAAATAgcagaaagtgaaagtgaagaaCATTATCAAAAAAACATCCCTGGAAAGGTGTTCACCCTTctgggaaaataaaaagaattatTGCATATTGCATACTCACTGCAAGTTATTTCACATACTGACTGACCCAGTGctacatttaaaattatttctgGGTAAGTCTGACTGATATATTTGTGTGACATATTGTATGTTCCTGCTACCGTCAGGTCACAATATGTTCACTGAATAATTTCCAAGTCgtttcctggaaagaaccaTGTAataaattacaagaaaaatagaaagaacTCAATTTGTACACCTCCAATTATTAAATAATTGCAAGCAGTGCACAGCAGATAAGCAGAACCTGTCTACAAGAAAATActtataaaataagaaaataattcaacatattttaagaatcaggtttataataataaattaataataactgaatattttcttggGTTTAAATGGAGCGTTTCTATCAAGGAAATTCCTATTTTTCCTATAAGTAGCACCAAATTTACACAGTTCTCTCCAGGAAACGCTCCAGGAAATCAAGAGAGTTACCTGAATTCATAATTTCATTAGTTTCAGAATAATTTCCTTTATTTCTCAGCACCAGAGGGGGATCCTTAACGGATGGGGGAAGATACCAGCTTTAAACATCAGcttaaatgaaaatttaaaacgAGCCAACAGTGGATGTAacatttgagatttttttaatttgatttgaggGTTTTCAACAACTCACTTTTAGGCAAAGAAAAGGATAGTAATTTAGTAATAATATtacatgttttagttttacagaaaaaagaaaaaacacgtCTGGACAGGACCTAAATAATGAACTATGCGTACACGCTTTTTGTTACAAAAATTGGGCATAACTGTGGCATGAGGGAGTAGGTAAAAGGGGGTACAGGAGGGGGAAAATAATATCACATCGATACATATACTCGTCCCGCTGTTTTACAAAGATAGTCCCCAACTTGTTCCCTCCCACCCGTACAATACCAACAATGATAAAAGAAATGATACTTGGagtaaaaaacagcaaataatcaatatataataaaatataatacgAATTGTACAGTACACTCCGGTTATTTCTGTTGTCCTTTTCAAATCCTGAACACATTAACAGTTTGAGTcgtgtttttttctccattcacgcctcttaaaaaaatgacaaaagtagTGTACATTAAAAACAAGGTCACCAGCACTTCTCTGTTTTGTCCTAACtccttttttgacatttcagtcacTATAGCACAGCAACCAGTATTGCCTTTTTGTGACAGATAAGGCCCTTAAACTGTTGTAAGTGTTGTATTTTCATGAGGTTCTGAGACTGTtgtctgatttctttttttctttataagaTAAATTTATCTCGAGGGCAGaatataaaaagagaaagattcTCCACTGGGGTAACAAATGAACACAGAGCAAGAGACAAGGACTATACTGTTTTAACTGTGAATAGTGtgaaaacaatctgaaaaaataaactggTACTTTTCAAATTTATGCGCAAACACTGctaatgaaaaggaaaaaaaaaaagatgatggaAAGGAAACTGTGTGAATGCATTTCTCAGACAGATGCTACTAAAATTGTCACTTGGCCTAGAGTTCCTTCACCTTTGGGGAAGGGAAGACAGTAGGGTTGGGAACCCAAAACTGATTCCAAATTAGAGATGAATCCAAAATGCCAAGAACTGGGTACCCAttcaaaaaaatctgaatttcgGTTCTGCTTATTGGTTCCTAAACACGATGACCCTTTATTATTGCAAACAAAGGCTACATATCTGTAAGGACGTGGCTATCTGCCGCATAGGACCCGTCTACGTCATGCATCAACGCAACAGCGTGTCGATTGGTTTAGGTACGAGCACGCATGGCTAACGTCACATCAGTAGTGAAAGATGGACCGCGGTCGACGCTCTAAAAGTGTGGCTTCactttattaaagaaaacaataagaCAAAGTGCATGTGGGAAGCTAATTAGCTGTAAGTCAGGTTGCACATCAAATTTGACCAAAAACATTTAAGGCAGCGCGGCGTTGATCTAAAAGAACGTCTAGTGTTTGATGTCATGCAGTCCCCTAGCCCGAGTGCATCATCAGCCGGCGTTAGCACCACCGATAAAGCCAAAGATACCTTGCTGTGACACACTCAGCTGCATTCACGCTAAAAACAGTTCTGtgtaaaacacatacaaaaggggctgtgtttgtgtgggcgtgttgtttaaagtgccggttaagaaaatgaaatacaatccagtaAATGCGGTcggagtaacagattattgcgtTGAAAAgcttatcagaaaaaaaacactgcagtggTTTGTAATAATCACAGACTGGatttttacaactctggaaagttatgaCGCTGCAACCCTGTTTACAAGTGCACACATGTGGAACGCATCTGTGTCCGTTgacctctgaaaaaaaaaagtacatatgGAACCGTGTGCGAGTCCACAGCTGGACACGGAAAGCAGAAAGCATGAACTGGCCTTTACAGTGACAGCAAACTACGTCACTGAGGGAAAACGAGACAAAGCAGAATGTTCAGTTAAAAAGATTTTGAATTTACTTATTTAAATGAcacaataaaagtcaaagtagATGCTTAAAAgaataaagatattttgttaTCTAAACCTTTtacctctctcttttttttaatattagaaCTGAAACTGGGAATCGATAGGAACTGGAATCGATAAGCAGAATCGGAATTGATAAAATTCAAACGATACCCAACCCTAGGAGACATATGGATGGGTGGTTCTGATTACGGGCCTTTTGAAGTCCACACTAATTTATCAACCACCTCTGTTGTAATAAGTTAGGATTGTATACGGATTTATCCAGGGAGGGGTGTGGGGATATTGCAGTCGTTACAATAAACCATCCCcattctcccccccccccttttttttgttaaaaacttGCTAGCTCTTGCTCGCTTCTtggattatttaaaaaaaataaacatcaaaacaatctagtctaaaaaactgttttttttttttttttactgactgtACTCAGTCAGAACTGTTGATCTCTCAGGCTGGACCACAACTGGGACCGTCAGCTGGACTGGTGAATGATCGCTATCTGACTGAGACGGCAATGGAGATTTAATCTTCATCAGTCCCCAGATCCCGCCCCCGCTGCTTGTGGTGATCCCCCGACAGGAGAACATGTGGCGGGCTAGGAGCCGGGAGTTCCAGAAGCGGTGTCGGCATCTGCGGCACTGGAACGCGGCTTGCTTTAGATGCTGGCCCCTGTGTTTCAAGGCTTTGTGTAATGAGCTGGTGCGTCTTCCACACACCTGGCACCGCAGGCGGGCGTGGCGGCCTGAGTTTCTCGGTGGGTGCCTTATGGCGTGGTGGACCAGCAGAAAACCCTGCTTGGCGTACGTGGTGCTGGGGCAGATCGGACAAGGGAAGCGTTTGATGGGGACATCCATTGAGGTGATCCCCGTCACTTTCACGGCGCCTCCGTACCACGACTTTACTTTCGTCATACCGCCCTTCATTCTCAGCTGGGCGAGgagcttttttttgttaagcTGAGCCTGCAGTCTGCCCCTCCGTTTCCTCAGGATCAGCAGCTTCCTGCGTGTGTCTTTACTCAGTGGGACGCCCACCAGCTTTCCGTCTCTCATGATGCTATGGATCACTAttcgccttttttttttcctgtgcttTCTTGTCTGTCCATGCCGCTTTTGGAAGTTTTTTGAGCGGTAGTGAAAAgggtgctgcagctgctgttgttgctgctgctgctgtggcggttgttgttgttgttgttgttgttgctgctgctgctgctgctgctgttgttgtggttgctgttgtggttgttgttgttgctgcccCGATGCCCCTTGCTGCATGTGAGACGACCCGGCGTAGTTGGAACTTGACGGAGAGTCGTAGAAGAGGGGCGAGTATCCAGAGGGTTGGGAATGGTTGACCCGTTGGCCGTTGCGATCGATTCCATGCTGAGACAGCTTGTGCCGCACTAAGCTGTTGGAGTAGGCGAAGGCTTTACCGCATACTTCACAACGAAAGGACTTCTCCAGCCCTACCCCGCCACCGTGGACAGTCTGTTGATGCGCCGTCAGGTGGAAATAGTGGCGGAATGATTTCCAGCACACTGTACACGTATAAAGCCTCTGGGAGGGGGTTCCGGACGTTGGCGACTTTTCTCCTTGGGAGCAGGATGAGAAGTAGTCAGAGTTTCCAGAGTTGGCGACTTGACTGATGGcggcggcagcggcggcggctGCGGCAGCGGCACCTTTTATTCTTCTCCCCTGGCTGTCGATCTCCCCTTTTCTGTGCAACTTCCCGTGTCTCACCAGGCTCTGTGCGTAGGCGAACATCTTCCCGCACAGGTTGCATTTGTAGTTCTTTTGACCGGAGTGCACGGTCAGATGCTTGGTGAGGTGGAAAGGCTCACGGAACATTTTGCCACATACGTCGCAGGCGTGAGGCTTCTCCCCTGTGTGGACACGGTTGTGGCGCCGCAGGGTTTCAGCCCTTCTGAAGCGTTTGCCACATATTTGACAACCGTAAGGCCTTTCTGAACCGTCCCCTTGAAGCGCAGGGCTCCGCCTTCTCCTGACGATGGTGCCTGGGTCCCTTTTCTCCCTGGGCTTCCTCGGCCTCCTGGGCTTCGTGTGGGGCTGGCTGGGGTGGGTCAAAGGCATGGTGGAACCGTTGAGGCTAGAGGTGGTCGACGGTCCACCCATGTTACCAAACCCCAACCCCCCCAGCAGGCCTCCGATAATATCCCTCCTCTCTCCGTCCCTGTTCTCTGTGTTTATATCACAAGAGGCCGCGGCTGCAGCGGCGATGGCTGACATCGCGCTGCTTGTGACCTCATCCTCTGAATCATCCAatagggaggagagagggaggtgaggctgttgtggctggtggtggtgctgttgttgttgttgttgttgctgctgctgctgctgactctGTGGATGGGGATGAAGAGTTGGGGCTAAAGGGGCTTTACGGAGAGTTTGGCTGGTCATTTCACTGGCTAGCGTACCCTCTGAAGAGTACAGAGATGAAGATTGTGTTCGTCTATAGTCGTCGACTCCGCTGTTGTAGGACGACTGGTTCTGGTAGCGATTTCTGGAGTAATCTGTGGCATACTTGTCGTTAGCCATCCCCGTCCCGTCGTTCGAAATTCCTACCCTGTCTCCGCCGCTTCCCATTTTACTACTGCTCGGGTTGGACGATCCGCTCCCTCCGGTGCTGGTTCGGTTTTTTGAACTCCGGGGAGGTTTACCGCAGGCACCTGAAGCAGCGTGGTTGAGAA contains these protein-coding regions:
- the znf865 gene encoding zinc finger protein 865, with protein sequence MFQFSKYPMDILEMLSGHQAHQFKGLGLERQLSHQQQVQLQHQQQLQQQHQPSADSSGSLLSGLGLGSLQSSRSNAFADSSSLFAKMSAPPPSISHQSQSSSSSHSSRKSSKMSSSSSSGSGSSSSGYPQFLRPFHPAEAALAQEQLHSGMGRFDFGGSSSGGSAGVIGGVVTPAPPPPPLHPGLSVPQPTSGPSSSSPSPSTSTSASNNPSSSTAVPLVGQSDPRSLHQQFSCMLAANQYFLSGVPTNSSLEQFLVQQGTHNHLGLGLGQGATDSNSALAPPPALHSSHSHTTPQPQQQQQQLTPHALSHPHSHTHHPHPLHPAPQPAPLGGFDFQGIPVLSSNQIASLMQQEAGLPLPLPLHLSLAKDDAKSGDSSSTSTSSGGSRRKKAMAGYLPQRKTDTSSHSQSSHSHSSSSVSNCHNSSSSGHSQSSSSGLVGGGSGGVGISGIGSEPQHSSLLSSSSQQQQSSSTVSSSSSAPPSSNSTSVLVANGNQQLSKSQDSHSNSSSGQPEPEPLYHCGECGKTFTHLSSLRRHLRSHGLTPNSQSRKSDCNSPSPERIFCCGECGKRFKKRGHLIQHSVTHSENRPFVCNICQKSFNRRESLTRHEKIHDEKPFRCPACGRCFRESTSLLNHAASGACGKPPRSSKNRTSTGGSGSSNPSSSKMGSGGDRVGISNDGTGMANDKYATDYSRNRYQNQSSYNSGVDDYRRTQSSSLYSSEGTLASEMTSQTLRKAPLAPTLHPHPQSQQQQQQQQQQQQHHHQPQQPHLPLSSLLDDSEDEVTSSAMSAIAAAAAASCDINTENRDGERRDIIGGLLGGLGFGNMGGPSTTSSLNGSTMPLTHPSQPHTKPRRPRKPREKRDPGTIVRRRRSPALQGDGSERPYGCQICGKRFRRAETLRRHNRVHTGEKPHACDVCGKMFREPFHLTKHLTVHSGQKNYKCNLCGKMFAYAQSLVRHGKLHRKGEIDSQGRRIKGAAAAAAAAAAAISQVANSGNSDYFSSCSQGEKSPTSGTPSQRLYTCTVCWKSFRHYFHLTAHQQTVHGGGVGLEKSFRCEVCGKAFAYSNSLVRHKLSQHGIDRNGQRVNHSQPSGYSPLFYDSPSSSNYAGSSHMQQGASGQQQQQPQQQPQQQQQQQQQQQQQQQQQPPQQQQQQQQLQHPFHYRSKNFQKRHGQTRKHRKKKRRIVIHSIMRDGKLVGVPLSKDTRRKLLILRKRRGRLQAQLNKKKLLAQLRMKGGMTKVKSWYGGAVKVTGITSMDVPIKRFPCPICPSTTYAKQGFLLVHHAIRHPPRNSGRHARLRCQVCGRRTSSLHKALKHRGQHLKQAAFQCRRCRHRFWNSRLLARHMFSCRGITTSSGGGIWGLMKIKSPLPSQSDSDHSPVQLTVPVVVQPERSTVLTEYSQ